From Roseibium alexandrii DFL-11, the proteins below share one genomic window:
- a CDS encoding cyclic nucleotide-binding domain-containing protein, with amino-acid sequence MTLETEVEALRKVPLFHGIDDTKLRLLAFISDRTEFQTGERLCTQGEEGDSAFIILSGDADVLVNTPAGEKKVAQVSENSIVGEIAILCDVPRTATLVAASSMDVLMVSKDDFLKLLNEFPDISLEVMRTLAMRLERTTRDLAEARQGNSGG; translated from the coding sequence GTGACGCTGGAAACCGAAGTCGAAGCACTGCGTAAGGTGCCTTTGTTTCACGGCATTGATGACACGAAACTGCGTTTGCTGGCTTTCATCAGCGACCGGACCGAGTTTCAAACCGGTGAGCGCCTCTGCACACAAGGTGAAGAGGGCGACAGCGCCTTTATTATCTTGTCCGGAGACGCGGACGTTCTCGTCAACACACCTGCGGGGGAGAAAAAAGTGGCCCAGGTGTCGGAGAACTCGATCGTCGGCGAGATCGCCATTCTCTGCGACGTTCCGCGGACGGCAACCCTGGTTGCCGCCAGCAGCATGGACGTCCTGATGGTATCCAAAGACGATTTCTTAAAGCTTTTAAATGAGTTTCCGGATATTTCTCTTGAGGTGATGCGGACCCTGGCGATGCGTCTGGAACGGACGACCCGGGATCTGGCTGAAGCCCGCCAAGGAAACAGTGGCGGGTAG
- a CDS encoding SDR family NAD(P)-dependent oxidoreductase, giving the protein MKLDQSMAAVVTGGASGLGAATARMLAAEGVKVSLFDRNGEQGAQVAKEIGGVFADVDVTDQASVEAGFEAARAAHGQERILVNCAGIAPVGKTTSRGEPHPMDMFEKVISVNLIGSFRCIALASTGMSSLDPVTADGGRGVIVSTASVAAFDGQIGQVAYAASKAGVAGMTLPVARDLSKLGIRVMTIAPGIFETPMLLGLSQDVQDSLGQQVPFPSRLGRATEYAQLVKSICENDMLNGETIRLDGAIRMAPR; this is encoded by the coding sequence ATGAAGCTGGATCAGTCTATGGCAGCGGTCGTCACCGGCGGCGCATCCGGTCTTGGTGCGGCCACTGCACGCATGTTGGCGGCCGAGGGCGTGAAGGTGAGCTTGTTCGACCGCAATGGTGAGCAGGGCGCACAGGTCGCGAAGGAAATCGGCGGTGTTTTTGCTGATGTCGACGTGACCGATCAGGCAAGTGTTGAAGCAGGCTTCGAAGCTGCCCGCGCCGCACACGGCCAGGAGCGTATTCTGGTCAATTGCGCCGGGATCGCGCCGGTTGGCAAGACAACATCGCGCGGCGAACCGCACCCGATGGACATGTTTGAAAAGGTCATCTCGGTCAACCTGATCGGCTCGTTCCGGTGTATCGCACTGGCGTCGACCGGCATGTCCTCGCTGGACCCGGTGACCGCTGACGGTGGACGCGGTGTTATCGTCTCCACGGCCTCTGTCGCAGCTTTTGACGGCCAGATCGGTCAGGTGGCTTATGCTGCGTCCAAAGCCGGTGTTGCCGGAATGACGTTGCCCGTTGCCCGGGATCTGTCCAAGCTTGGCATCCGGGTCATGACCATCGCGCCGGGGATCTTTGAAACGCCGATGCTGCTCGGGTTGTCTCAAGACGTTCAGGACTCGCTTGGGCAACAAGTGCCGTTTCCATCCCGTCTGGGCCGGGCGACGGAATATGCCCAGCTGGTCAAGTCGATCTGCGAAAACGACATGCTCAACGGCGAGACCATCCGCCTCGATGGTGCCATCCGAATGGCGCCGCGGTAA
- a CDS encoding adenylate/guanylate cyclase domain-containing protein produces the protein MARLRETIRYILRGGPPIDGLPDRVQAEIRAREAASERLIGWVQLALVLFFASLYLLAPRAEGSAGFNFVPIALGAYFLFTVTRLALSYRFELPEWFLLISICVDMALLVGLIFSFHIQYDQHPTFYLKTPTLMYVFLFIGLRALRFDPRFVLTTGMVAVIGWIGLVAYAIFSDMGGMRVTRNYVEYLTGNSILLGAELDKTMVILAVTVLLSAALYRGRSMLFEATRDHSAAMDLKRFFSPEVASSITEAHQALEAGEGSLRDAAILYADIRSFTSTSAVLPPETVLAVLAEYQNLAVEVITREGGQVDKFLGDGILATFGAVSPSETYAADALRAAQALVVAMTEAQDRFKTAGWPSDLRVGTAVAAGPVTVGVIGSKNRLEFTVIGDAVNRAAKLEDANKAQQSSALTDCMSLDLARSQGYSGDAVDIRPSSNVGGVSGPVDLAVLAR, from the coding sequence ATGGCAAGACTCAGAGAAACGATCAGATACATCCTGCGCGGTGGGCCGCCGATTGATGGCCTGCCTGATCGGGTGCAAGCAGAAATCCGTGCCCGGGAGGCCGCATCGGAGCGGCTGATCGGCTGGGTTCAGCTGGCATTGGTGTTGTTTTTTGCGTCGCTCTATTTGCTCGCACCGAGAGCAGAAGGGTCTGCAGGATTTAACTTCGTACCGATCGCACTCGGCGCCTACTTCCTGTTCACAGTCACCCGTCTGGCGCTTTCCTACCGATTCGAGTTGCCCGAATGGTTTTTGCTGATCTCGATTTGCGTCGACATGGCGCTTCTGGTTGGACTGATTTTCTCCTTCCACATCCAGTATGATCAGCATCCGACATTTTATCTGAAGACCCCAACCTTGATGTATGTGTTCCTGTTCATCGGGTTGCGGGCACTGCGGTTCGATCCGAGATTTGTTTTGACGACCGGCATGGTGGCCGTCATCGGTTGGATCGGGCTCGTGGCCTACGCGATTTTCTCCGACATGGGCGGGATGCGGGTCACCCGCAACTATGTTGAATACCTCACCGGCAACAGCATTTTGCTCGGGGCCGAGCTCGATAAGACGATGGTCATCCTGGCGGTGACGGTTTTGCTGTCCGCAGCGCTCTATCGCGGAAGGTCGATGTTGTTTGAGGCAACACGGGATCACAGCGCGGCCATGGATCTGAAACGTTTCTTTTCCCCGGAAGTGGCGTCATCCATCACCGAAGCCCACCAGGCTCTGGAAGCGGGTGAGGGAAGCCTGCGGGATGCGGCGATCCTTTACGCTGATATCCGCTCCTTCACGTCGACATCGGCGGTTCTACCGCCTGAGACGGTGCTCGCGGTTCTGGCCGAGTACCAGAACCTTGCGGTTGAGGTGATCACCCGGGAAGGCGGACAGGTAGACAAGTTTTTGGGTGATGGCATTCTGGCAACCTTTGGCGCCGTGTCACCGTCTGAAACCTATGCAGCCGATGCCTTGCGTGCAGCGCAAGCCCTTGTTGTGGCGATGACGGAAGCCCAGGACCGGTTCAAAACGGCGGGGTGGCCTTCAGACCTTAGGGTCGGAACCGCCGTCGCCGCAGGACCCGTTACCGTTGGGGTGATTGGGTCAAAGAACCGGCTGGAGTTCACTGTAATCGGCGATGCCGTCAATCGGGCCGCCAAGCTGGAAGACGCAAACAAGGCCCAGCAGAGCAGCGCCTTGACCGACTGTATGTCGCTGGATCTTGCCCGGTCGCAAGGCTATTCCGGGGATGCCGTCGACATTCGTCCATCCAGCAACGTGGGCGGTGTTTCCGGACCGGTCGACCTTGCCGTCCTGGCAAGATAA
- a CDS encoding VOC family protein has protein sequence MSGAFLEHVNVTVSDPEATAQRLKDWFGWEVRWKGDSLGGGITYHIGNETSYIAAYNPPKETAAMPGESYGIRGGLNHIAVVVDDLDATEALIKAGGYDTKNHADYEPGHRFYFDDDDGIEFEVVSYAE, from the coding sequence ATGTCAGGCGCATTTCTGGAACACGTGAATGTCACCGTGAGTGACCCGGAGGCCACCGCACAACGGCTGAAGGACTGGTTCGGTTGGGAGGTTCGCTGGAAGGGGGATAGCCTCGGAGGCGGCATCACCTACCACATCGGCAACGAGACAAGTTACATCGCAGCGTACAACCCGCCAAAAGAAACGGCTGCCATGCCGGGCGAAAGCTACGGTATCCGTGGCGGGCTCAATCACATCGCGGTCGTGGTCGACGATCTGGATGCCACCGAAGCCTTGATCAAGGCGGGGGGCTACGATACCAAGAACCACGCCGATTATGAGCCTGGCCACCGGTTTTACTTCGATGATGATGATGGAATCGAGTTCGAGGTGGTCAGCTATGCGGAGTGA
- a CDS encoding helix-turn-helix transcriptional regulator has translation MSVTVEQFANLSNLVIAAAMEPRRWQDVADALGRAVGPQVCTQIIGYDTHTNSAPLAVASGYDPDILKLYQEHYQLQNPYAVRFDDMRVGDVVPAAHLCNPNDMIRTAFYSDLLRPMEDIYCGGGTLLFREKGRAFVFGGNMRAKDQDRYEDTWLTLCANIAPVMRQSLEVNRMISGLSFENWALRQHNLGSQTALVLIDPNCRIHYASAEAERLLQLGEVMKTGLSGKLRFACEEVHHAIALQTGSQTARCGSAVRSLAFETEQGNRWICQSAGVDLSKLDWAPFGKVFNQQGPALLIALRQETCRVDVNKMIQNALGLSEMEADTALYLAEGMTAAEIAESREVSIHTVRNQIKAALSKCGCRRQADLVMAVDRLRTAGAHTSPL, from the coding sequence GTGTCTGTCACGGTTGAGCAGTTCGCAAACTTGTCCAATCTGGTCATCGCGGCAGCGATGGAGCCAAGGCGTTGGCAAGATGTTGCTGATGCCTTGGGCAGGGCAGTGGGACCACAGGTGTGCACTCAGATTATCGGCTATGATACGCACACCAATTCAGCTCCCTTGGCCGTGGCCTCCGGCTATGATCCGGACATCTTGAAGCTCTATCAAGAGCACTATCAGCTTCAAAATCCATACGCCGTCCGTTTTGATGACATGCGCGTCGGAGATGTGGTTCCAGCCGCTCATCTCTGCAATCCGAACGACATGATCCGGACAGCGTTTTATTCAGACCTTCTGCGTCCGATGGAGGATATTTACTGCGGTGGCGGTACTCTTCTCTTCCGCGAGAAAGGACGGGCGTTTGTTTTTGGCGGCAACATGCGCGCCAAGGATCAGGACCGTTATGAGGACACCTGGTTGACCTTGTGCGCCAACATTGCACCGGTCATGCGCCAGTCTCTGGAAGTTAACAGGATGATCTCCGGATTGTCCTTTGAAAACTGGGCCTTGAGACAGCACAATCTCGGATCGCAAACTGCACTCGTTCTCATAGATCCGAACTGCCGGATCCATTATGCCAGCGCTGAAGCCGAACGCTTGCTCCAATTGGGTGAGGTAATGAAAACCGGCTTGTCTGGCAAATTGCGGTTTGCATGCGAAGAGGTGCACCACGCAATTGCCCTGCAAACAGGATCGCAAACAGCGCGCTGTGGTTCTGCCGTGCGCAGCCTGGCGTTCGAGACGGAGCAGGGAAACCGTTGGATATGCCAGAGCGCTGGTGTGGACCTCAGCAAACTGGATTGGGCTCCGTTTGGCAAAGTTTTCAACCAGCAAGGCCCGGCACTTCTAATTGCTCTCAGACAAGAGACCTGCCGCGTGGACGTCAACAAGATGATCCAGAACGCACTCGGATTGAGTGAGATGGAAGCAGACACGGCGCTTTATCTGGCCGAAGGGATGACAGCTGCAGAAATCGCAGAAAGCCGCGAAGTGAGCATCCACACTGTCCGAAATCAGATCAAGGCGGCTTTATCCAAATGCGGGTGCCGACGTCAGGCCGACCTGGTCATGGCGGTCGACCGTCTCCGGACAGCTGGTGCTCACACTTCGCCGCTATGA
- a CDS encoding glycosyltransferase family protein, whose product MSSTTPKILIYSHDSFGLGHLRRCRAIAQSLVGDFSTLSVLILSGSPIIGSFEFRSRVDFVRIPGVIKLRNGEYTPLSLHINIDQTLAIRSSIIEHTAEVFDPDIFIVDKEPTGLRGEVLGTLEALKKTDTRLVLGLRDVMDDPETLTEEWDRKNVYPALEDLYDEIWVYGPEGICDPLDGIDVSPKITDKLRYTGYLRRSLPKSAEDQPAPAPFEEEPYILVTPGGGGDGVEMVDWVMRAYEARQRPLFPALIVLGPFMPAAAAADFTERAEHLRDVEVLRFTPQIEPYLANATAIVGMGGYNTFCEILSFDKPTLMVPRVVPRREQAIRAERAEQSNLLKVLPIERYPDVDLMAEALSELPQMAPPSTAGVDNLLGGLDVIGQRVGDIFAERQETLAPKLVNF is encoded by the coding sequence ATGAGTTCCACGACACCGAAGATCCTGATTTACAGCCACGACTCGTTTGGGCTGGGACATCTCCGACGCTGCCGCGCAATTGCACAATCCCTCGTCGGTGACTTCAGCACCCTGTCTGTCCTGATCTTGTCCGGCTCGCCAATCATCGGCAGTTTTGAATTCCGCTCCCGCGTCGATTTCGTCCGTATTCCCGGTGTCATTAAACTGCGGAATGGCGAATACACGCCCCTTTCCCTGCACATCAATATCGATCAGACCCTCGCAATCCGCTCGTCAATCATTGAACACACAGCTGAGGTTTTTGATCCGGACATCTTTATTGTCGACAAGGAGCCAACAGGCCTGCGCGGTGAAGTGCTCGGCACCCTGGAAGCTTTGAAAAAAACGGATACACGCCTCGTGCTCGGTTTGCGCGACGTCATGGACGATCCGGAAACTCTCACCGAAGAATGGGATCGCAAGAACGTCTACCCGGCGCTGGAAGATCTCTACGACGAGATCTGGGTCTATGGGCCTGAGGGAATTTGTGATCCCCTCGACGGCATTGACGTGTCGCCAAAGATCACAGACAAGCTCCGCTACACCGGCTATCTGCGGCGCAGCTTGCCCAAATCGGCGGAAGACCAGCCTGCACCGGCGCCGTTTGAAGAAGAGCCTTATATCCTTGTGACACCCGGCGGCGGTGGCGACGGCGTGGAAATGGTTGATTGGGTCATGCGCGCCTATGAAGCGCGGCAACGCCCTCTGTTCCCTGCGCTGATTGTGCTTGGCCCGTTTATGCCCGCCGCGGCAGCGGCTGATTTCACCGAACGTGCTGAGCACCTTCGCGATGTGGAAGTTTTGCGGTTTACCCCGCAAATCGAACCGTACCTTGCGAATGCAACGGCCATTGTTGGCATGGGCGGCTACAACACCTTCTGCGAGATCCTCTCCTTCGACAAACCGACTTTGATGGTCCCGCGTGTCGTGCCACGCCGCGAACAGGCCATCCGGGCAGAGCGCGCCGAACAGAGTAATTTGTTGAAGGTTCTACCGATTGAGCGGTATCCGGATGTCGACCTGATGGCCGAAGCCTTGTCGGAGTTGCCGCAAATGGCACCACCCAGCACAGCCGGTGTCGACAATCTGCTTGGCGGTCTCGATGTCATCGGCCAACGAGTTGGAGACATTTTCGCTGAACGGCAGGAAACGCTTGCCCCCAAGCTGGTAAACTTCTAA
- a CDS encoding glycosyltransferase family 4 protein — MSRIAVVMKGYPRLSETFIAQEILGLERRGIDFLIVALRQPYDPYIHDLHRQISAEVMYLPEYVKDDPARVARAKKWAEAQPTYEAAKALFDADFSHESNANRQRRWAQGCVFAHELPEDITWIHTHYLHTPCSASRYAAHLSGRRWSFSAHAKDIWTSPEWDLRTKLDDAEWGVTCTGVNAKYLKSLCSNPDKVELVYHGLDFCCFPMPSEKPSTKDGSGAPVQLISVGRAVEKKGYNDLLTALSKLPEDLNWHFTHIGGGALSEKLKERADRLGLSDKITWRGAQPREEVISSCQKADLFVLPSKLTKSGDRDGIPNVLVEAQSMGICCLSTSVSAIPELITDGETGRLVPPADPKTLAKSLEDLIKNPGERDRLGKASAENVRTNFATEPGLDHLAEKFRKLL; from the coding sequence ATGTCCCGAATTGCTGTTGTGATGAAAGGCTATCCACGCCTTTCCGAAACCTTTATTGCCCAGGAAATTCTTGGCCTGGAACGGCGGGGCATCGACTTTCTGATCGTCGCACTTCGCCAGCCGTACGACCCTTACATTCACGACCTGCACCGTCAGATCTCGGCGGAGGTCATGTACTTGCCGGAGTATGTGAAGGACGATCCGGCGCGTGTTGCCCGCGCGAAAAAGTGGGCCGAGGCGCAACCGACCTATGAAGCGGCGAAGGCCTTGTTCGATGCAGATTTCTCCCACGAAAGCAACGCCAACCGGCAGCGCCGCTGGGCGCAGGGCTGCGTATTTGCGCATGAACTGCCCGAGGACATAACCTGGATCCACACCCATTATCTGCACACACCCTGCTCGGCTTCGCGCTATGCGGCGCATCTGTCCGGCCGCCGCTGGTCCTTTTCCGCCCACGCCAAGGACATCTGGACCAGCCCGGAGTGGGATCTGCGCACGAAACTCGACGACGCAGAATGGGGTGTGACTTGTACCGGCGTCAACGCGAAGTACCTGAAAAGCCTTTGCAGCAATCCGGACAAGGTTGAGCTTGTTTATCACGGCCTGGATTTTTGCTGCTTTCCAATGCCGTCCGAGAAACCGTCCACCAAGGACGGCAGCGGTGCACCGGTTCAATTGATTTCCGTGGGCCGTGCGGTGGAAAAGAAAGGCTACAATGATCTATTGACAGCCCTTTCGAAACTGCCCGAAGACCTCAACTGGCATTTCACCCACATCGGCGGCGGCGCGCTCTCAGAAAAACTGAAGGAACGCGCGGACCGTCTGGGGTTGTCCGATAAGATCACCTGGCGCGGAGCGCAACCGCGTGAGGAAGTCATCAGCTCTTGCCAGAAGGCGGACCTTTTTGTTCTACCCTCCAAACTCACCAAATCCGGTGACCGGGACGGCATTCCGAACGTGCTGGTGGAAGCCCAATCGATGGGCATTTGCTGCCTGTCGACAAGCGTTTCGGCCATCCCTGAGCTGATTACCGATGGCGAGACAGGCCGCCTTGTGCCGCCCGCCGACCCCAAGACCCTTGCCAAGTCGCTGGAAGACCTGATTAAAAACCCGGGTGAGCGGGACCGGCTTGGCAAAGCCTCTGCCGAAAATGTCCGGACAAACTTTGCGACCGAGCCGGGCCTGGATCATCTGGCGGAGAAGTTCCGCAAACTGTTGTAG
- a CDS encoding ABC transporter transmembrane domain-containing protein, with product MEKSLFSFIWKYSSRQQIYILMVTVLTYPVIYILLELPKLIINDAVEGDNFPRTFFGFDFDQIPYLFLLCCIFLFLVVVSNGLKFYLNVYKGRLGERMLRRLRFELFQRVLRFRLPHFRKVSSGEIIPMITSEVEDVGGFVGEAFALPAYQGGMLIVQLGFIFMQDPLLGLAAVASYPVQGYIIPILQRKVAELSRKRVKNIRVIADKVGEGITGVAEIHANDASAWHSADLSDRLYENFKIRYEIYNRKYFIKFLNNFMNQLTPFFFYMIGGYLVIQGDLSMGALLAVIAAYKDLAGPWKELLAYYQMTVDVGIKYQTVVENFDPADIHDTDRLTNDETVDLKGDVKFESVTFSGGAAGQEVTDITLKVLDGTACAVMGPDGSGRAEVLQLAAGLVSPLSGKVYIGEHDLDKLTDSTLGREIAYVGGAVHVWTGTIRENLYYGLRHRPLTNVERTGEQLKVYKRSLSEAAETKNPSYDLAADWHDLKKAGVTDIDALDLKALELLGAVQLDADIYRLGLQSRFDPSMNDTFAGRILNVRKELVARIAADPTLAGLVELWDPSTFNASASLADNLFFAVPSDADITMDQVPDLPVVKSFLSSNGFDKKLQDIGVQIAETMLELFSNVSGSSGLLGSYSFITQEELPDFERMVRIARSGQTRPGLSDNDKSRLTGLAFKLVPARHRLGVMTDELKAEIIAARSKFLETVVKDNDEFLAFDPEVYLPPLTIEDNLLFGRPRVDRRDARRRIDAVIRSIVEETGLRQPIIFAGFGFHVGVSGSRLSAGQRRRIALVRGLLKNAPTTILDDVATGMTEEDKALRENLRSILSGRTLLFGTSNADIAAEFEHRYTLEQGRLSESET from the coding sequence ATGGAAAAAAGCCTTTTTAGCTTCATTTGGAAGTACAGCTCACGTCAGCAAATCTACATTCTCATGGTCACGGTGCTGACCTATCCCGTCATTTACATCCTTCTCGAACTGCCGAAACTGATCATCAATGACGCCGTGGAAGGGGACAATTTTCCGCGGACGTTTTTCGGTTTCGACTTCGACCAGATCCCGTATCTGTTCCTTTTGTGCTGCATATTTCTGTTTCTGGTTGTTGTTTCCAACGGTCTGAAATTTTACCTCAACGTCTACAAGGGACGGCTTGGCGAGCGGATGCTGCGCCGATTGCGCTTTGAACTGTTTCAGCGCGTTCTCAGGTTTCGGCTGCCGCACTTTCGAAAGGTGAGCTCCGGCGAGATCATTCCGATGATCACGTCAGAGGTGGAAGACGTCGGCGGGTTCGTCGGTGAGGCGTTTGCTCTGCCCGCTTACCAGGGCGGCATGCTGATTGTGCAGCTCGGCTTTATTTTCATGCAGGATCCCCTGCTGGGTTTGGCTGCCGTCGCCTCATATCCGGTGCAGGGCTACATCATCCCGATCCTCCAGCGGAAGGTGGCTGAGCTCTCCCGCAAGCGCGTAAAAAACATCCGGGTCATTGCCGACAAGGTGGGTGAGGGGATCACGGGTGTTGCGGAAATTCATGCCAACGACGCATCCGCCTGGCATTCTGCAGACCTCTCCGACCGCCTCTACGAGAACTTCAAGATCCGGTACGAGATTTATAACCGGAAGTATTTCATTAAGTTTCTCAATAACTTCATGAACCAGCTGACGCCGTTCTTTTTCTATATGATCGGCGGCTATCTTGTGATCCAGGGCGACCTCAGCATGGGTGCTTTGCTCGCGGTGATCGCGGCCTACAAGGACCTCGCGGGCCCCTGGAAAGAGCTGCTCGCCTACTACCAGATGACGGTTGACGTTGGCATCAAGTATCAGACCGTCGTCGAGAACTTCGATCCCGCCGACATTCACGACACCGATCGGCTGACCAATGATGAAACCGTTGATCTAAAAGGCGACGTGAAGTTCGAAAGCGTCACGTTCTCCGGTGGTGCGGCTGGCCAGGAGGTGACGGATATCACCTTGAAGGTGTTGGACGGAACGGCTTGCGCGGTGATGGGGCCGGATGGTTCCGGACGGGCGGAAGTGTTACAGCTCGCGGCCGGATTGGTCTCTCCCTTGAGCGGAAAGGTCTATATTGGCGAACACGATCTGGACAAGCTGACGGACTCCACACTTGGCCGCGAGATCGCCTATGTCGGTGGCGCGGTACATGTGTGGACCGGGACGATCCGCGAAAACCTCTATTACGGTCTGCGTCACCGGCCGTTGACGAATGTCGAGCGCACGGGTGAGCAACTGAAGGTCTATAAACGCAGTCTGAGCGAGGCCGCCGAAACCAAAAACCCATCTTACGACCTCGCCGCCGATTGGCATGATCTCAAAAAGGCCGGCGTCACCGATATCGACGCGCTCGATTTGAAGGCACTGGAGCTGCTGGGGGCGGTCCAGCTGGATGCCGATATCTACCGTCTCGGTCTTCAGTCGCGTTTTGATCCGTCCATGAACGACACGTTCGCCGGGCGCATCTTGAATGTCCGCAAGGAACTGGTCGCACGGATTGCTGCCGACCCGACCCTCGCTGGCCTTGTGGAGCTGTGGGATCCGTCCACCTTTAATGCCAGCGCCAGCCTTGCTGACAACCTGTTTTTTGCTGTGCCGTCCGATGCCGACATCACGATGGATCAAGTACCTGATTTGCCGGTGGTGAAAAGCTTCCTGTCGAGTAACGGTTTCGATAAAAAGCTACAGGATATCGGGGTCCAGATTGCAGAAACCATGCTGGAGCTCTTCTCCAACGTGTCGGGCAGCAGCGGCCTGCTTGGGTCGTATTCATTCATCACGCAGGAGGAGCTGCCGGACTTTGAGCGCATGGTGCGGATTGCCCGGTCTGGACAAACCCGGCCTGGTCTCTCAGACAACGACAAGTCACGGCTGACGGGCCTCGCGTTCAAACTGGTGCCGGCCCGCCACCGCTTGGGTGTGATGACGGATGAGCTCAAGGCCGAAATCATTGCAGCGCGTTCGAAATTCCTGGAGACCGTCGTCAAGGACAACGATGAGTTCCTGGCCTTCGATCCGGAGGTCTATCTGCCGCCGCTGACGATTGAAGACAATCTTCTCTTCGGTCGTCCACGTGTCGACCGGCGCGACGCCCGCAGGCGCATCGACGCCGTTATCCGGTCAATCGTGGAAGAGACGGGTCTGCGCCAACCGATCATTTTTGCAGGCTTTGGGTTCCATGTCGGCGTTTCAGGGTCGCGGCTGTCCGCGGGCCAGCGCCGGCGGATCGCGCTTGTTCGCGGCCTTCTGAAAAACGCGCCGACAACCATCCTCGATGATGTTGCGACCGGCATGACGGAAGAAGACAAGGCCTTGCGCGAAAACCTCAGGAGCATATTGTCCGGAAGGACGCTTCTGTTCGGGACTTCCAATGCAGATATCGCCGCTGAATTCGAGCATCGCTACACCCTGGAACAGGGGCGGCTGTCGGAGAGTGAAACATAA
- a CDS encoding MBL fold metallo-hydrolase: MAENFSLRCWGVRGSTPTPGQKTLRYGGETSCFELRAGDALVLIDCGSGARNLGMDLCSAGTRSFDLLFTHTHLDHICGLPFFKPAYDPNFSVTAWAGHFQDDTCLMDIVSRIMSPPIFPVAAKTLKAVEFKTFRAGDVLPRRDELVIRTIRLNHPGGACGYRFDFKGKSICIITDHEHGDPDVDAALPAFVEGADIMIYDAMYTDAEYEKFKGWGHSTWQKAVELAKTANVKTPVLFHHDPTRSDEALDEIGLAAKAVHPGTLVARQGMILAP, from the coding sequence TTGGCAGAGAATTTTTCGCTTCGTTGTTGGGGAGTCCGCGGGTCCACACCGACACCCGGCCAGAAGACTCTGCGGTATGGCGGTGAAACTTCCTGCTTTGAATTGCGGGCAGGAGATGCGCTGGTTCTGATCGATTGCGGCTCCGGCGCCCGAAACCTTGGAATGGACCTGTGCTCTGCTGGCACCAGATCCTTCGATCTTCTGTTTACGCACACGCATTTGGATCACATCTGCGGATTGCCATTCTTCAAGCCCGCCTATGATCCGAATTTTTCTGTCACTGCTTGGGCCGGTCACTTTCAGGACGACACATGCCTGATGGATATCGTCAGCCGCATCATGTCGCCGCCGATTTTCCCGGTGGCTGCCAAGACCTTGAAAGCAGTGGAGTTCAAGACGTTCCGGGCAGGAGATGTGCTGCCGCGCCGCGATGAGCTTGTGATCCGGACGATCCGGTTGAATCATCCTGGTGGAGCCTGCGGCTATCGATTTGATTTCAAAGGCAAGTCCATATGCATCATCACGGACCATGAGCATGGCGATCCGGATGTTGATGCCGCTCTGCCTGCCTTCGTCGAAGGCGCAGATATCATGATCTATGATGCCATGTACACCGACGCCGAATATGAGAAGTTCAAGGGATGGGGCCATTCGACCTGGCAGAAGGCTGTGGAACTGGCAAAGACTGCGAACGTCAAAACACCGGTTCTCTTCCATCATGATCCGACTCGCTCCGACGAAGCTCTTGATGAAATCGGCCTTGCGGCAAAAGCAGTCCACCCAGGCACGCTTGTCGCCCGCCAGGGTATGATTTTAGCCCCATAA